A window of Piliocolobus tephrosceles isolate RC106 chromosome 13, ASM277652v3, whole genome shotgun sequence contains these coding sequences:
- the BIRC3 gene encoding baculoviral IAP repeat-containing protein 3 isoform X3: protein MNIVENSIFLSNLMKSANTFELKYDLSCELYRMSTYSTFPAGVPVSERSLARAGFYYTGVNDKVKCFCCGLMLDNWKRGDSPVEKHKKLYPSCRFVQSLNSVNNSEATSQPTFPSSVTNSTHSLLPGTENSGYFSGSYSSFPSNPVNSRANQDFSALMRSSYHCAMNNEKARLLTFQTWPLTFLSPTDLAKAGFYYVGPGDRVACFACGGKLSNWEPKDNAMSEHLRHFPKCPFIENQLQDTSRYTVSNLSMQTHAARFKTFFNWPSSVLVNPEQLASAGFYYVGNSDDVKCFCCDGGLRCWESGDDPWVEHAKWFPRCEYLIRIKGQEFICQVQASYPHLLEQLLSTSDSPEDENAESSIIHFEPGEDHSEDAIMMNTPVVNAAVEMGFSRNLVKHTVQRKILATGENYRLVSDLVLDLLNAEDEIREEERERATEEKESNDLLLIRKNRMALFQHLTCVIPILDSLLTARIINEQEHDVIKQKTQTSLQARELIDTILVKGNIAATVFRNSLQEADAVLYQHLFVQQDIKYIATEDVSDLPVEEQLRRLQEERTCKQMKR, encoded by the exons ATGAACATAGTAGAAAATAGCATATTCTTatcaaatttgatgaaaagtgCCAACACGTTTGAACTGAAATACGACTTGTCATGTGAACTGTACCGAATGTCTACGTATTCTACTTTTCCTGCTGGGGTTCCTGTCTCAGAAAGGAGTCTTGCTCGCGCTGGTTTCTATTACACTGGTGTGAATGACAAGGTCAAATGCTTCTGTTGCGGCCTGATGCTGGATAACTGGAAAAGAGGAGACAGTCCTGTTGAAAAGCATAAAAAGTTGTATCCTAGCTGCAGATTCGTTCAGAGTCTAAACTCAGTTAACAACTCAGAAGCTACCTCTCAGCCTACTTTTCCTTCTTCAGTAACAAATTCCACACATTCATTACTTCCGGGTACAGAAAACAGTGGATATTTCAGTGGCTCTTATTCAAGCTTTCCATCAAATCCTGTAAACTCCAGAGCAAATCAAGATTTTTCTGCCTTGATGAGAAGTTCCTACCACTGTGCAATGAATAATGAAAAAGCCAGATTACTTACTTTTCAGACGTGGCCATTGACTTTTCTGTCGCCAACAGATCTGGCAAAAGCAGGCTTTTACTACGTTGGACCTGGAGACAGAGTGGCTTGCTTTGCCTGTGGTGGAAAACTGAGCAATTGGGAACCGAAGGATAATGCAATGTCAGAACACCTGAGACATTTTCCCAAATGCCCATTTATCGAAAATCAGCTTCAAGACACTTCGAGATACACAGTTTCTAATCTGAGCATGCAGACACATGCAGCCCGCTTTAAAACATTCTTTAACTGGCCCTCTAGTGTTCTAGTTAATCCTGAGCAGCTTGCAAGTGCGGGTTTTTATTATGTGG gtAACAGTGATGATGTCAAATGCTTTTGCTGTGATGGCGGACTCAGGTGTTGGGAATCTGGAGATGATCCATGGGTGGAACATGCCAAGTGGTTTCCAAG gTGTGAGTACTTGATACGAATTAAAGGACAGGAGTTCATCTGTCAAGTTCAAGCCAGTTACCCTCATCTACTTGAACAG cTGCTATCTACATCAGACAGCCCAGAAGATGAAAATGCAGAGTCATCAA TTATTCATTTTGAACCTGGAGAAGACCATTCAGAAGATGCAATCATGATGAATACTCCTGTGGTTAATGCTGCTGTGGAAATGGGCTTTAGTAGAAACCTGGTAAAACACACAGTTCAGAGAAAAATCCTAGCAACTGGAGAGAATTATAGACTCGTCAGTGATCTTGTGTTAGACTTACTCAATGCAGAAGATGAAataagggaagaggagagagaaagagcaactGAGGAAAAAGAATCAA atgaTTTATTATTAATCCGGAAGAATAGAATGGCACTTTTTCAACATTTGACTTGTGTAATTCCAATCCTGGATAGTCTCCTAACTGCCAGAATTATTAATGAACAAGAACATGATGTTATTAAACAGAAGACACAGACATCCTTACAAGCAAGAGAACTGATTGATACTATTTTAGTAAAAGGAAATATTGCAGCCACTGTATTCAGAAACTCTCTGCAAGAAGCTGACGCTGTGTTATATCAGCATTTATTTG tGCAACAGGACATAAAGTATATTGCCACAGAAGATGTTTCAG aTCTGCCAGTGGAAGAACAGTTGCGGAGGTTACAAGAAGAACGAACATGTAAA
- the BIRC3 gene encoding baculoviral IAP repeat-containing protein 3 isoform X4, with protein MNIVENSIFLSNLMKSANTFELKYDLSCELYRMSTYSTFPAGVPVSERSLARAGFYYTGVNDKVKCFCCGLMLDNWKRGDSPVEKHKKLYPSCRFVQSLNSVNNSEATSQPTFPSSVTNSTHSLLPGTENSGYFSGSYSSFPSNPVNSRANQDFSALMRSSYHCAMNNEKARLLTFQTWPLTFLSPTDLAKAGFYYVGPGDRVACFACGGKLSNWEPKDNAMSEHLRHFPKCPFIENQLQDTSRYTVSNLSMQTHAARFKTFFNWPSSVLVNPEQLASAGFYYVGNSDDVKCFCCDGGLRCWESGDDPWVEHAKWFPRCEYLIRIKGQEFICQVQASYPHLLEQLLSTSDSPEDENAESSIIHFEPGEDHSEDAIMMNTPVVNAAVEMGFSRNLVKHTVQRKILATGENYRLVSDLVLDLLNAEDEIREEERERATEEKESNDLLLIRKNRMALFQHLTCVIPILDSLLTARIINEQEHDVIKQKTQTSLQARELIDTILVKGNIAATVFRNSLQEADAVLYQHLFVQQDIKYIATEDVSDLPVEEQLRRLQEERTCKMKR; from the exons ATGAACATAGTAGAAAATAGCATATTCTTatcaaatttgatgaaaagtgCCAACACGTTTGAACTGAAATACGACTTGTCATGTGAACTGTACCGAATGTCTACGTATTCTACTTTTCCTGCTGGGGTTCCTGTCTCAGAAAGGAGTCTTGCTCGCGCTGGTTTCTATTACACTGGTGTGAATGACAAGGTCAAATGCTTCTGTTGCGGCCTGATGCTGGATAACTGGAAAAGAGGAGACAGTCCTGTTGAAAAGCATAAAAAGTTGTATCCTAGCTGCAGATTCGTTCAGAGTCTAAACTCAGTTAACAACTCAGAAGCTACCTCTCAGCCTACTTTTCCTTCTTCAGTAACAAATTCCACACATTCATTACTTCCGGGTACAGAAAACAGTGGATATTTCAGTGGCTCTTATTCAAGCTTTCCATCAAATCCTGTAAACTCCAGAGCAAATCAAGATTTTTCTGCCTTGATGAGAAGTTCCTACCACTGTGCAATGAATAATGAAAAAGCCAGATTACTTACTTTTCAGACGTGGCCATTGACTTTTCTGTCGCCAACAGATCTGGCAAAAGCAGGCTTTTACTACGTTGGACCTGGAGACAGAGTGGCTTGCTTTGCCTGTGGTGGAAAACTGAGCAATTGGGAACCGAAGGATAATGCAATGTCAGAACACCTGAGACATTTTCCCAAATGCCCATTTATCGAAAATCAGCTTCAAGACACTTCGAGATACACAGTTTCTAATCTGAGCATGCAGACACATGCAGCCCGCTTTAAAACATTCTTTAACTGGCCCTCTAGTGTTCTAGTTAATCCTGAGCAGCTTGCAAGTGCGGGTTTTTATTATGTGG gtAACAGTGATGATGTCAAATGCTTTTGCTGTGATGGCGGACTCAGGTGTTGGGAATCTGGAGATGATCCATGGGTGGAACATGCCAAGTGGTTTCCAAG gTGTGAGTACTTGATACGAATTAAAGGACAGGAGTTCATCTGTCAAGTTCAAGCCAGTTACCCTCATCTACTTGAACAG cTGCTATCTACATCAGACAGCCCAGAAGATGAAAATGCAGAGTCATCAA TTATTCATTTTGAACCTGGAGAAGACCATTCAGAAGATGCAATCATGATGAATACTCCTGTGGTTAATGCTGCTGTGGAAATGGGCTTTAGTAGAAACCTGGTAAAACACACAGTTCAGAGAAAAATCCTAGCAACTGGAGAGAATTATAGACTCGTCAGTGATCTTGTGTTAGACTTACTCAATGCAGAAGATGAAataagggaagaggagagagaaagagcaactGAGGAAAAAGAATCAA atgaTTTATTATTAATCCGGAAGAATAGAATGGCACTTTTTCAACATTTGACTTGTGTAATTCCAATCCTGGATAGTCTCCTAACTGCCAGAATTATTAATGAACAAGAACATGATGTTATTAAACAGAAGACACAGACATCCTTACAAGCAAGAGAACTGATTGATACTATTTTAGTAAAAGGAAATATTGCAGCCACTGTATTCAGAAACTCTCTGCAAGAAGCTGACGCTGTGTTATATCAGCATTTATTTG tGCAACAGGACATAAAGTATATTGCCACAGAAGATGTTTCAG aTCTGCCAGTGGAAGAACAGTTGCGGAGGTTACAAGAAGAACGAACATGTAAA
- the BIRC3 gene encoding baculoviral IAP repeat-containing protein 3 isoform X2, with protein sequence MNIVENSIFLSNLMKSANTFELKYDLSCELYRMSTYSTFPAGVPVSERSLARAGFYYTGVNDKVKCFCCGLMLDNWKRGDSPVEKHKKLYPSCRFVQSLNSVNNSEATSQPTFPSSVTNSTHSLLPGTENSGYFSGSYSSFPSNPVNSRANQDFSALMRSSYHCAMNNEKARLLTFQTWPLTFLSPTDLAKAGFYYVGPGDRVACFACGGKLSNWEPKDNAMSEHLRHFPKCPFIENQLQDTSRYTVSNLSMQTHAARFKTFFNWPSSVLVNPEQLASAGFYYVGNSDDVKCFCCDGGLRCWESGDDPWVEHAKWFPRCEYLIRIKGQEFICQVQASYPHLLEQLLSTSDSPEDENAESSIIHFEPGEDHSEDAIMMNTPVVNAAVEMGFSRNLVKHTVQRKILATGENYRLVSDLVLDLLNAEDEIREEERERATEEKESNDLLLIRKNRMALFQHLTCVIPILDSLLTARIINEQEHDVIKQKTQTSLQARELIDTILVKGNIAATVFRNSLQEADAVLYQHLFVQQDIKYIATEDVSDLPVEEQLRRLQEERTCKILGLIKEEM encoded by the exons ATGAACATAGTAGAAAATAGCATATTCTTatcaaatttgatgaaaagtgCCAACACGTTTGAACTGAAATACGACTTGTCATGTGAACTGTACCGAATGTCTACGTATTCTACTTTTCCTGCTGGGGTTCCTGTCTCAGAAAGGAGTCTTGCTCGCGCTGGTTTCTATTACACTGGTGTGAATGACAAGGTCAAATGCTTCTGTTGCGGCCTGATGCTGGATAACTGGAAAAGAGGAGACAGTCCTGTTGAAAAGCATAAAAAGTTGTATCCTAGCTGCAGATTCGTTCAGAGTCTAAACTCAGTTAACAACTCAGAAGCTACCTCTCAGCCTACTTTTCCTTCTTCAGTAACAAATTCCACACATTCATTACTTCCGGGTACAGAAAACAGTGGATATTTCAGTGGCTCTTATTCAAGCTTTCCATCAAATCCTGTAAACTCCAGAGCAAATCAAGATTTTTCTGCCTTGATGAGAAGTTCCTACCACTGTGCAATGAATAATGAAAAAGCCAGATTACTTACTTTTCAGACGTGGCCATTGACTTTTCTGTCGCCAACAGATCTGGCAAAAGCAGGCTTTTACTACGTTGGACCTGGAGACAGAGTGGCTTGCTTTGCCTGTGGTGGAAAACTGAGCAATTGGGAACCGAAGGATAATGCAATGTCAGAACACCTGAGACATTTTCCCAAATGCCCATTTATCGAAAATCAGCTTCAAGACACTTCGAGATACACAGTTTCTAATCTGAGCATGCAGACACATGCAGCCCGCTTTAAAACATTCTTTAACTGGCCCTCTAGTGTTCTAGTTAATCCTGAGCAGCTTGCAAGTGCGGGTTTTTATTATGTGG gtAACAGTGATGATGTCAAATGCTTTTGCTGTGATGGCGGACTCAGGTGTTGGGAATCTGGAGATGATCCATGGGTGGAACATGCCAAGTGGTTTCCAAG gTGTGAGTACTTGATACGAATTAAAGGACAGGAGTTCATCTGTCAAGTTCAAGCCAGTTACCCTCATCTACTTGAACAG cTGCTATCTACATCAGACAGCCCAGAAGATGAAAATGCAGAGTCATCAA TTATTCATTTTGAACCTGGAGAAGACCATTCAGAAGATGCAATCATGATGAATACTCCTGTGGTTAATGCTGCTGTGGAAATGGGCTTTAGTAGAAACCTGGTAAAACACACAGTTCAGAGAAAAATCCTAGCAACTGGAGAGAATTATAGACTCGTCAGTGATCTTGTGTTAGACTTACTCAATGCAGAAGATGAAataagggaagaggagagagaaagagcaactGAGGAAAAAGAATCAA atgaTTTATTATTAATCCGGAAGAATAGAATGGCACTTTTTCAACATTTGACTTGTGTAATTCCAATCCTGGATAGTCTCCTAACTGCCAGAATTATTAATGAACAAGAACATGATGTTATTAAACAGAAGACACAGACATCCTTACAAGCAAGAGAACTGATTGATACTATTTTAGTAAAAGGAAATATTGCAGCCACTGTATTCAGAAACTCTCTGCAAGAAGCTGACGCTGTGTTATATCAGCATTTATTTG tGCAACAGGACATAAAGTATATTGCCACAGAAGATGTTTCAG aTCTGCCAGTGGAAGAACAGTTGCGGAGGTTACAAGAAGAACGAACATGTAAA
- the BIRC3 gene encoding baculoviral IAP repeat-containing protein 3 isoform X1 yields MNIVENSIFLSNLMKSANTFELKYDLSCELYRMSTYSTFPAGVPVSERSLARAGFYYTGVNDKVKCFCCGLMLDNWKRGDSPVEKHKKLYPSCRFVQSLNSVNNSEATSQPTFPSSVTNSTHSLLPGTENSGYFSGSYSSFPSNPVNSRANQDFSALMRSSYHCAMNNEKARLLTFQTWPLTFLSPTDLAKAGFYYVGPGDRVACFACGGKLSNWEPKDNAMSEHLRHFPKCPFIENQLQDTSRYTVSNLSMQTHAARFKTFFNWPSSVLVNPEQLASAGFYYVGNSDDVKCFCCDGGLRCWESGDDPWVEHAKWFPRCEYLIRIKGQEFICQVQASYPHLLEQLLSTSDSPEDENAESSIIHFEPGEDHSEDAIMMNTPVVNAAVEMGFSRNLVKHTVQRKILATGENYRLVSDLVLDLLNAEDEIREEERERATEEKESNDLLLIRKNRMALFQHLTCVIPILDSLLTARIINEQEHDVIKQKTQTSLQARELIDTILVKGNIAATVFRNSLQEADAVLYQHLFVQQDIKYIATEDVSDLPVEEQLRRLQEERTCKVCMDKEVSIVFIPCGHLVVCKDCAPSLRKCPICRSTIKGTVRTFLS; encoded by the exons ATGAACATAGTAGAAAATAGCATATTCTTatcaaatttgatgaaaagtgCCAACACGTTTGAACTGAAATACGACTTGTCATGTGAACTGTACCGAATGTCTACGTATTCTACTTTTCCTGCTGGGGTTCCTGTCTCAGAAAGGAGTCTTGCTCGCGCTGGTTTCTATTACACTGGTGTGAATGACAAGGTCAAATGCTTCTGTTGCGGCCTGATGCTGGATAACTGGAAAAGAGGAGACAGTCCTGTTGAAAAGCATAAAAAGTTGTATCCTAGCTGCAGATTCGTTCAGAGTCTAAACTCAGTTAACAACTCAGAAGCTACCTCTCAGCCTACTTTTCCTTCTTCAGTAACAAATTCCACACATTCATTACTTCCGGGTACAGAAAACAGTGGATATTTCAGTGGCTCTTATTCAAGCTTTCCATCAAATCCTGTAAACTCCAGAGCAAATCAAGATTTTTCTGCCTTGATGAGAAGTTCCTACCACTGTGCAATGAATAATGAAAAAGCCAGATTACTTACTTTTCAGACGTGGCCATTGACTTTTCTGTCGCCAACAGATCTGGCAAAAGCAGGCTTTTACTACGTTGGACCTGGAGACAGAGTGGCTTGCTTTGCCTGTGGTGGAAAACTGAGCAATTGGGAACCGAAGGATAATGCAATGTCAGAACACCTGAGACATTTTCCCAAATGCCCATTTATCGAAAATCAGCTTCAAGACACTTCGAGATACACAGTTTCTAATCTGAGCATGCAGACACATGCAGCCCGCTTTAAAACATTCTTTAACTGGCCCTCTAGTGTTCTAGTTAATCCTGAGCAGCTTGCAAGTGCGGGTTTTTATTATGTGG gtAACAGTGATGATGTCAAATGCTTTTGCTGTGATGGCGGACTCAGGTGTTGGGAATCTGGAGATGATCCATGGGTGGAACATGCCAAGTGGTTTCCAAG gTGTGAGTACTTGATACGAATTAAAGGACAGGAGTTCATCTGTCAAGTTCAAGCCAGTTACCCTCATCTACTTGAACAG cTGCTATCTACATCAGACAGCCCAGAAGATGAAAATGCAGAGTCATCAA TTATTCATTTTGAACCTGGAGAAGACCATTCAGAAGATGCAATCATGATGAATACTCCTGTGGTTAATGCTGCTGTGGAAATGGGCTTTAGTAGAAACCTGGTAAAACACACAGTTCAGAGAAAAATCCTAGCAACTGGAGAGAATTATAGACTCGTCAGTGATCTTGTGTTAGACTTACTCAATGCAGAAGATGAAataagggaagaggagagagaaagagcaactGAGGAAAAAGAATCAA atgaTTTATTATTAATCCGGAAGAATAGAATGGCACTTTTTCAACATTTGACTTGTGTAATTCCAATCCTGGATAGTCTCCTAACTGCCAGAATTATTAATGAACAAGAACATGATGTTATTAAACAGAAGACACAGACATCCTTACAAGCAAGAGAACTGATTGATACTATTTTAGTAAAAGGAAATATTGCAGCCACTGTATTCAGAAACTCTCTGCAAGAAGCTGACGCTGTGTTATATCAGCATTTATTTG tGCAACAGGACATAAAGTATATTGCCACAGAAGATGTTTCAG aTCTGCCAGTGGAAGAACAGTTGCGGAGGTTACAAGAAGAACGAACATGTAAAGTGTGTATGGACAAAGAAGTGTCCATAGTGTTTATTCCTTGTGGTCATCTAGTAGTATGCAAAGATTGTGCTCCTTCTTTAAGAAAGTGTCCTATTTGCAGGAGTACAATCAAGGGTACAGTTCGTACATTTCTTTCATGA
- the BIRC3 gene encoding baculoviral IAP repeat-containing protein 3 isoform X5 produces the protein MNIVENSIFLSNLMKSANTFELKYDLSCELYRMSTYSTFPAGVPVSERSLARAGFYYTGVNDKVKCFCCGLMLDNWKRGDSPVEKHKKLYPSCRFVQSLNSVNNSEATSQPTFPSSVTNSTHSLLPGTENSGYFSGSYSSFPSNPVNSRANQDFSALMRSSYHCAMNNEKARLLTFQTWPLTFLSPTDLAKAGFYYVGPGDRVACFACGGKLSNWEPKDNAMSEHLRHFPKCPFIENQLQDTSRYTVSNLSMQTHAARFKTFFNWPSSVLVNPEQLASAGFYYVGNSDDVKCFCCDGGLRCWESGDDPWVEHAKWFPRCEYLIRIKGQEFICQVQASYPHLLEQLLSTSDSPEDENAESSIIHFEPGEDHSEDAIMMNTPVVNAAVEMGFSRNLVKHTVQRKILATGENYRLVSDLVLDLLNAEDEIREEERERATEEKESMQQDIKYIATEDVSDLPVEEQLRRLQEERTCKVCMDKEVSIVFIPCGHLVVCKDCAPSLRKCPICRSTIKGTVRTFLS, from the exons ATGAACATAGTAGAAAATAGCATATTCTTatcaaatttgatgaaaagtgCCAACACGTTTGAACTGAAATACGACTTGTCATGTGAACTGTACCGAATGTCTACGTATTCTACTTTTCCTGCTGGGGTTCCTGTCTCAGAAAGGAGTCTTGCTCGCGCTGGTTTCTATTACACTGGTGTGAATGACAAGGTCAAATGCTTCTGTTGCGGCCTGATGCTGGATAACTGGAAAAGAGGAGACAGTCCTGTTGAAAAGCATAAAAAGTTGTATCCTAGCTGCAGATTCGTTCAGAGTCTAAACTCAGTTAACAACTCAGAAGCTACCTCTCAGCCTACTTTTCCTTCTTCAGTAACAAATTCCACACATTCATTACTTCCGGGTACAGAAAACAGTGGATATTTCAGTGGCTCTTATTCAAGCTTTCCATCAAATCCTGTAAACTCCAGAGCAAATCAAGATTTTTCTGCCTTGATGAGAAGTTCCTACCACTGTGCAATGAATAATGAAAAAGCCAGATTACTTACTTTTCAGACGTGGCCATTGACTTTTCTGTCGCCAACAGATCTGGCAAAAGCAGGCTTTTACTACGTTGGACCTGGAGACAGAGTGGCTTGCTTTGCCTGTGGTGGAAAACTGAGCAATTGGGAACCGAAGGATAATGCAATGTCAGAACACCTGAGACATTTTCCCAAATGCCCATTTATCGAAAATCAGCTTCAAGACACTTCGAGATACACAGTTTCTAATCTGAGCATGCAGACACATGCAGCCCGCTTTAAAACATTCTTTAACTGGCCCTCTAGTGTTCTAGTTAATCCTGAGCAGCTTGCAAGTGCGGGTTTTTATTATGTGG gtAACAGTGATGATGTCAAATGCTTTTGCTGTGATGGCGGACTCAGGTGTTGGGAATCTGGAGATGATCCATGGGTGGAACATGCCAAGTGGTTTCCAAG gTGTGAGTACTTGATACGAATTAAAGGACAGGAGTTCATCTGTCAAGTTCAAGCCAGTTACCCTCATCTACTTGAACAG cTGCTATCTACATCAGACAGCCCAGAAGATGAAAATGCAGAGTCATCAA TTATTCATTTTGAACCTGGAGAAGACCATTCAGAAGATGCAATCATGATGAATACTCCTGTGGTTAATGCTGCTGTGGAAATGGGCTTTAGTAGAAACCTGGTAAAACACACAGTTCAGAGAAAAATCCTAGCAACTGGAGAGAATTATAGACTCGTCAGTGATCTTGTGTTAGACTTACTCAATGCAGAAGATGAAataagggaagaggagagagaaagagcaactGAGGAAAAAGAATCAA tGCAACAGGACATAAAGTATATTGCCACAGAAGATGTTTCAG aTCTGCCAGTGGAAGAACAGTTGCGGAGGTTACAAGAAGAACGAACATGTAAAGTGTGTATGGACAAAGAAGTGTCCATAGTGTTTATTCCTTGTGGTCATCTAGTAGTATGCAAAGATTGTGCTCCTTCTTTAAGAAAGTGTCCTATTTGCAGGAGTACAATCAAGGGTACAGTTCGTACATTTCTTTCATGA